A segment of the Amycolatopsis thermophila genome:
CCGATCCCGAACCCCGCGCGGGCGAGCTGCTCGTGCGCGGGCTCGCGCTCGGGGTGTGCGGCACCGACAAGGAGATCGTCGCCGGGGACTACGGCTGGGCCCCGCCCGGCGAGGAGCGCCTGGTGCTCGGGCACGAGTCGCTGGGCCGCGTCCTGCGCGCGCCCGCCGGGTCCGGGTTCGGCGAGGGTGACCTCGTCGCCGGTGTGGTGCGCCGGCCCGACCCCGTGCCGTGCGGGGCGTGCGCGCACGGCGAGTTCGACATGTGCCGCAACGGCCGCTACACCGAGCGCGGCATCAAGGAACACCACGGCTACGGCAGCGAACTGTGGACGGTCGAGGCGGACTACGCCGCCCGGCTCGACCCGTCCCTGGAACGGGTGGGTGTGCTGCTGGAGCCGACGACGGTGGTGGCCAAGGCGTGGGAGCAGATCGAGCGCATCGGCGACCGCTCCTGGTTCGAGCCGCGCCGGGTCCTGGTCACCGGCGCCGGGCCGATCGGGTTGCTGGCCGCCCTGATCGGTTCCCAGCGCGGGCTGGACGTGCACGTGCTGGACCGGGTCACGCAGGGCCCGAAACCGCGGCTGGTCGCCGAGCTGGGCGCCACCTACCACCACGAGGCCGCCGACGTCGTCGCCGCCCGGGTCCAGCCGGACGTCGTGGTCGAGGCCACCGGGGCGGGCAGCGTCGTCTACGACGTCGTGGAGCACACCGCCGCCTACGGCATCGTGTGCCTGACCGGCGTGTCCGCGGCCGGGCGCCGGATCGCGGTCGACTTCGGCGCGGTCAACCGCGAGCTCGTGCTGGCCAACGACGTGGTGTTCGGGTCGGTCAACGCGAACCTGCGCCACTACCGCCTGGCCGCCGCCGCCCTCACCCGGGCCGATCCCGGGTGGCTGGAGCGGCTGATCACCCGTCGGGTCCCGCTGCAGCGGGCCGAGGAAGCTTTCACCGCCGGGGACGGGGACGTGAAGGTGGTCGTGACGCTGAGCGAGGACGGGTGATGATCCCGATCGAGGACTACGCCCTGCTGGGCGACCTGCACACCGCGGCACTGGTCTCGCGCGCCGGGGCGGTCGACTGGCTGTGCCTGCCGCGGTTCGATTCCGCGGCCGGGTTCGCCGCGCTCCTGCACGACGAGCACGCGGGCACGTGGCGGCTCGCGCCCGCGTCCGGTGGCCCCGCGACCCGGCGGTCCTACCGCGGCGACACCCTGGTGCTCAGCAGCGAATGGGACACCGCCGAGGGCACCGTGCGGGTGGTGGACTTCATGCCGCCACGGCGGGACGGTCCCGATCTGGTGCGGATCGTGGAGGGCGTGTCGGGGCGGGTGCCGATGCGGATGACGCTGCGGCCGCGCTTCGACTACGGCGACATCGTGCCGTGGTTGCGCACCGAGCAGGGACGGCACGTCGCCGTCGCCGGGCCGGACGCGTTGTGGCTGTCCGCACCGGTGCCCGTCGAGCACTCCGGCGGCGCCTTCCACGCCCGGTTCGGGGTCGCGCCGGGGGAGCGGGCGGAGTTCGTGCTGACCCACCGGCCTTCCCACCTGCCGCGGCCGCAACCACCCGAACCCGCGCGCGCCCTGGCCGAGACCGAGGCGTTCTGGACGGACTGGATCTCCCGCTGCCGGTACCGCGGCCCGTGGGAGGGCGCGGTGCGGCGGTCACTGATCACGTTGAAAGCGCTGACCTACGCGCCGACCGGCGGGATCGTCGCGGCCGCCACGACGTCGTTGCCCGAGGAGCTCGGCGGCAGCCGCAACTGGGACTACCGCTACTGCTGGCTGCGTGACGCGACGTTCACGCTGCAGGCGCTGCTCGGCACCGGCTACACCGGCGAGGCGCGCGCGTGGCGGGAATGGCTGGTGCGGGCGGTCGCCGGCGACCCGGCGGACCTGCAGATCATGTACGGGCTCGACGGCGCGCGGCGTCTGCCGGAGTCGGAGCTGCCGTGGCTGGACGGGTACGCGGGTTCGCGTCCGGTGCGGGTGGGCAACGCCGCGGTGGGCCAGTTCCAGCTGGACGTGTGGGGCGAGGTGCTCGACGGCCTGCACCTGGTGCGCGAGGCCGGCGTGCCGGTGGAGCTCGACGCGTGGGACCTCCAGCGGGCGCTGCTGGACTACCTGGAGGGCCACTGGGACGAGCCCGACAACAGCCTGTGGGAGGTGCGCGGCCCGCGCCGCCAGTTCACCCACTCGAAGGTGATGGCGTGGGCCGGGGTGGACCGGGCCGTGCACACGGTCGAGGACCACCACCTGGACGGGCCGGTCGAGCACTGGCGTGCGCTGCGCGAGCGCATCCACGCCGACGTGTGCGCGCACGGTTTCGACGCGCGGCGCGGCACGTTCACCCAGTCCTACGGTTCGTCCGAAGTGGACGCCGCGCTGCTGCTGATACCCCGCGTCGGGTTCCTGCCCTGGAACGACCCGCGCGTGCACGGGACCGTCGACGCCGTGCGGGCGCAGTTGTGCCGCGACGGCCTGCTCCTGCGCTACCGCCCCGGCGAGGTCGACGGGCTGACCGGGGACGAAGGTGCTTTCCTCGCGTGCAGCTTCTGGCTGGCCGACGCGCTGCACGGCACCGGGCGGGTGGACGAGGCGCGCGCCCTGTTCGAGCGGCTTCTCGCCCTGCGCAACGATGTCGGGCTGCTCAGCGAGGAGTACGACACGCGGCGCGGGTGCCAGCTGGGCAACACGCCGCAGGCGTTCAGCATGGTGGGGCTGGTCAACGCCGCCCGCCACCTGTCCGGTGCGACGACCGACACGAACGCGACCGGCTCGCAGCAGCACATGCCGGGCCGGCCGGTCTGACGAGGATCGGGCCCCGCCCGCCGGGCGGGGCCAGGGGATGGGCCGGGCCACGCGGGCCCGGTGCTCAGCAGCCGACCGGTGCTCAGGCGTCGATCTGCCTGGGTTCGCTGCTGCCGGAAATGGCGATCTTGCGGGGCTTGGCCTGCTCGGCGACCGGCACCCGCAGGGTCAGCACCCCGGCCTCGTAGTGCGCGGTGATGTGCTCGGTGTCCAGGGCCTCGCCCAGGAACAGCTGCCGGGAGAACGTGCCGCGCGGCCGTTCGGCCACCTGCACCTCGGCACCCTCGGGGAAGGCCGGGTTGCGTTCGGCCTTGACGGTGAGCACGTTGCGCTCGACGTCGAGGTCGATCGAGTCCGGCGCCACACCCGGCAGGTCGAACTGCACCACGTACTCGTGGCCGGACCGGAAGGCGTCCATCGGCATCGCCGCCGGGCGGGCGGGGGTGCCGTTGCCGCCGAAGAACTGCTGGGTCAGCCGGTCCAGCTCCCGGAACGGGTCGGTCCGCATCAACATGACCATGCGCCTCCAATCTCCTTCCACTCACCGCCACCCCGGCGCGTCCTGGTGGCGGCTCGTCATCCTGACGACACTCCTTCAAACGCCGGGAGCAGTAAATCTTTTCCCGAGACTACAGATTTACTCTTCTTGCTGGTGCATGTTGTGCGTGGTAGTCCGGCCCCGCCGCCGGGGCGGCGAGGCCGGGGTTCAGGAAGGGAATGCCTCGTCTCGTTGCCGCCGCCGCCCGCGCCCGGCACGCCCTGTGCTGCCGGATGCCGGCTCGCGCTCCGCTCGAGGCGATGCCACGGGGTGCGTCACGAGACGCGGGGCCGGGACCGGTGTCCGCTCGGCCGGATGCGCACCGCGAGCACGCTCGTGCGGCTAGCGCCGGGGGAGGGGCGTCTGTCCGGGCGGGGGCGTCACACCACCACCTTTCGCTGCGTTCTGGCCGTAATCCCACACGACAGTGCCCGTTTCAGCACGGCGGATCCCGCTGCCGGTGCCCCGCTCTCACCGCCGGTACCGGTGCTGGGCCGGCGCGGCCGGCCACCGTCCGCGGCGCACGGCCCGGCCGTCGCGGACCCGGATTCCCGTGCCGCCGCACCGGCGGCCACGGCGGGAAGTGGGCGAAGTTGGCGGTCATGATCGCGGCGAACTCCGCGTCCAGCCACGCCTGGTCGGCGCAGATCAGGTCGGCGAACCCGGTGCCCGCCGAGGCCTGGCGCGTGGTGTCCGTCATCGTCGATCACTCCCCGGCAACGTCGTCGTAGTCGCAACCAGGTCATGTACCGCAACTACTATTTCTATAGCTCGCACTGGAGATTCTGTCAAGCATTCGGTGTAGATAAATCTCGGGCCGCTCCCGGCGTCAGGGTGCGGCCGGCGCGCCGAGGCCGGCGCTGAGGGCCACTGCGGCCGCTTCGCCGCGGGAGGTGACTTCCAGCTTCTGGAGCACACCGGTGACGTGGAACTTGACGGTGCTTTCGGTGATGCCGAGTTCGCCGGCGATGGCCTTGTTGCGCTTGCCCTGCGCGAGCAGCGCCAGGACCTCGCGCTCGCGCCGGTTGAGCGTGGTCAGCCGCGTCCCGCCGGAGGGTTCGGCCGGCGGGTCGAGCGGCAGGTCGATCGTGACACGGCTGCCCCAGCCGGGCGCGGCGTCGAGGTCGAGCCCGGCTCCCAGGGTGCGCGCCCGGCCCTGGAGCTGGCGGCGCAGGGCGGCGGTGTCCAGCTCGCCCGAGCCCTGGTCGCGGACGTCGACGTGCAACGCGGCGTCGTCGCAGGTCCAGGCGATGCGCAGGCGGGCGAGCCGCGGCTGGGCGGCGAACGCCAGCACGGTCGTGCAGGTCATCGCGCGGGCGGCGTGGGCGATGTCGCCCGGCAGCGGCCGTCCGTCGCGCGACGGTGCGACGAACTCGATGCGCGCCTCGTGGTGGCGCAGCATCTGCCGGATTTCCGTGCGCAGCCGGGTGAACGCGGCGGGCGGGGGTTCTTCGGACAGCGCCCGGTCCGATTTCTGCGCCGACCGCAACGCCACGAGCGCGGCGGAGGCGGAATCGGCCGCGGCCAGCCGCGCCCGTCCGTCGTCGAGGCCGGTGGAGCGCAGGGTGGTCAGGATCGAGACGAGCACGGCCTCGTGCGCGGCGGCCATTTCGGCGAGCGTGCGTTCCCGTTCGCTCGAGGCGGCGCGGGACTCGGCGAGGTAGTCGGGGCTGGCCTGGGCCACCTGCTGCCGGATCGAGGTCGCGACCAGCCCGAAGATCGCGGCCAGCAGACGCGGTTCGGGCAGGCGCCGCCGCGACGTCCGGGGGACGAGGACCAGGAGCGTGTCGGCCACGTCCCGCACCACCCACACCGGCCGCTGCTCGCCGGCGACGAGCGCGGTCGTGGTCACCGGGAGCCCGGGCTCGACGGCGGAGGAGATCTCCTCCAGCTCCCCGATGGTGACCTTGTTGATCATCTCCAGGTCGCCCGCGACCTTGCGGGGGCGTCCGGTGCACTCGCGGGTGAAGATGACCAGTGCGGTGTGCGGCCACCGTTCGGCCAGGAACTTCGACAGGCGGCGGGCGATCTCGTGCAACGGGCCGTCGACCACGTCCCGCAGAGCCACGAGATCGGCCGCCGGGTCCCGCGCATCGGTCATGGCGGAACTCTAGCCTGCCGGGAAGTCGAGGTTTTACTGGTCCGACGACCAGGTCGCGTGCGCTCGCGGGGCCGGTTACCGTCGCGACAGGCCTGCCGGCACGTGCAGGCCTGTCCGCCGACGACGAAGGAACTGCCCCGATGCCACAGACGGTTCGCGGTGTGATCGCCCGCTCGAAGGGAGCTCCGGTCGAGCTCACCGATGTCGTGATTCCCGACCCCGGACCGGGTGAGGTCGTCGTCGCGATCGCGGCGTGCGGCGTCTGCCACACCGACCTGACCTACCGCGAAGGCGGCATCAACGACGACTTCCCGTTCCTGCTCGGCCACGAGGCGGCGGGCACCGTGGAATCCGTCGGTGCGGGCGTGGAGTCGGTGCGGCCGGGCGACTTCGTCGTCCTGAACTGGCGCGCGGTCTGCGGGCAGTGCCGGGCCTGCAAGCGGGGCCGGCCGCAGTACTGCTTCAACACCTTCAACGCGAGCCAGAAGATGACCCTGACCGACGGTACCGAGCTGACCCCGGCGCTGGGGATCGGCGCGTTCGCCGACAAGACCCTCGTGCACGCCGGGCAGTGCACCAAGGTCGACCCGGCCGCCGACCCGGCGGTCGCCGGTCTGCTCGGCTGCGGCGTCATGGCCGGCCTGGGTGCGGCGGTCAACACCGGTGCGGTGGGCCGCGGCGACTCGGTGGCGGTCATCGGCTGCGGTGGCGTCGGCGACGCGGCCATCGCGGGCGCGCGGCTGGCCGGGGCCGGCACCATCATCGCCGTGGACCGCGACCCGAAGAAGCTCGAGTGGGCCGTCGAGCTCGGCGCCACCCACACCGTCAACGCCACCGAAACCGACGTCGTCGAGGCCGTCGCCGAGCTGACCGGCGGGTTCGGCGCCGACGTGGTGATCGACGCGGTGGGCCGGCCGGAGACCTGGAAGCAGGCGTTCTACGCCCGCGACCTCGCGGGCACGGTCGTGCTCGTCGGGGTGCCCACCCCGGACATGCGCCTGGAGATGCCGCTGCTGGACTTCTTCTCGCGGGGCGGGTCCCTGAAGTCGTCGTGGTACGGCGACTGCCTGCCCGAGCGGGACTTCCCGGTGCTCGTCGACCTGCACCTGCAGGGCAGGCTGCCGCTGGAGAAGTTCGTGACCGAGCGCATCGCCCTGGAGGACGTCGAGAACGCGTTCCACACGATGCACGCCGGTGAGGTGCTGCGCTCGGTGGTGGTCTGGTGAGCTTGCGGATCGACCGGGTCGTCACCTCCGGTGTCTTCGCGCTCGACGGCGGCACGTGGGAGGTCGACAACAACGTCTGGCTGATCGGGGACGACGACGAGGTCGTGGTGGTGGACGCCGCGCACGACGCCGGGGCGATCACCGCGGCCGTGGGCGGCCGAACCGTGGTCGCGGTCGTGTGCACGCACGGCCACAACGATCACGTGACCTTCGCCCCGCAGCTGGGCAAGGAGCTCTACGCGCCGGTGCTGCTGCACCCCGGCGACCAGGAGCTGTGGGACATGACCCACGCCGGCCAGGCGTACTGGAAGACCTCCGACGGCCAGCGCATCGCCGTGGCCGGGACCGAACTGGAGATCATCCACACCCCGGGGCACTCGCCCGGCTCGGTGTGCGTGCACCTGCCGGAGGCGAAGGCGCTGTTCTCCGGCGACACGCTGTTCGCCGGCGGGCCGGGTGCCACCGGCCGGTCGTTCTCCGACTTCCCGACGATCATCGGCTCGATCCGCGACCGCCTGTTCACGCTGCCCGAGGACACCCGGGTGCACACCGGTCACGGCGACGGGACCACGATCGGCACCGAGGCGCCCCACCTCGCGGAGTGGATCGCCCGCGGACACTGACCCGGACTGCGGTGCCCGGTGGTGCCGGCCTGACGGTCAGGCGCACGGATCCCAGGGATAGGCGGCACAATCGATGGCGGCCCACACGGTCTTGCCGCCGTCCCGGGGCCGGCTGCCCCAGTCGTCGGTCAGCTTGGTGACCATCGCCAGGCCCCGGCCCCCGGGCTCGCCCGGGCCGGGGCGGGCCGGGACCGGGTGAACCGCGGAGTGGTCGTCGACCTCGATGCGGATCCGGCAGGGATCCGCGTCCCGCCGGAGTCGCAGCCGTCCGGCGCCGCCGCCGTGCGCGTAGGCGTTGGTGAGCAGCTCGGTGGCGACCAGCTGCACCGCGGCGAGGTGGTCCTCCCCGAGATCGGACAGGGCTCTCGCCGCCCAGTGGCGCACCGCCACCAGTGGCGGCAGGCTGCCGGGTCCGAGTTCCAGCGTCAGCGGTGGCTCAACCGTGTCCGTCATCGAGTGCGTCGTCATCCCCACTCCGTCCTGTCTGCTCAAGACGGTCGCTGGTGGCTACCCTGCTGGCCGCGCGCCAAAACCGCAACTTCATCCGGAACAGGGCAGGGCGTGCGCCAGATCGGGGAAGATCGGCAGGACGCGATCGAGCTCGCCGAGCTCGATCACCCGCCGGGGGAGCCCCGTGGCGACGATCCGGAGCTGGGACCTGCGACAACCGCGCTGGTGAGCCTGGAGCAGGACACGCAGTCCGCACGCGGCCAGGAACTCCACGCCGGACAGGTCGACGACCAGCACTCCGGGGGCCTGGTCGAGCGCCGCGGTGAGGGCGTCGTCCAGCACGGGCAGCGACTCGAGGTCGAGCTCGCCATCGACGCGCAGCACGACGGCCGGCCCCGACCGGTGCACCCGGACCAGGCAGGAAACCGGACGCGAAGGGTGAAGGTGCGTGTTCATCGTGACGTCATCATCCGCCGTAGGGCACACCTGAGCGCCGCACCGCCATCCCCATCACCCCATCGGAGCAATCAGGGAGCGGTGCGGCCCGTGAGGTCTTCGAATTCGGTGGCCAGTTTTTCGTGGCGGACCGCTTCGTCGAGGAAACCCGCGACGAACAACTGCCGGGCGAGATCGACGTGGATCCGGGCCATCTCCTGAGCCGATTCGTGCACCTGCTCGCGCACTTCCCGGAGTGCCCGGCTGGTGCGGAGCAGACTGCGCACACCGAGCCCGCCCGCGATGAGCAGAACACCGGCGGCCAGCAGGTTCACGGTCACCGAACCGGATCCCGGGAATCGTCGAGCGCGGCGGTTTCGGAATTCGAGTCCATGAGTTCCTGCTTGGTGCTCGGTTTCGCGGTGCCGGTCAACGACGCAGTGCGCGGATGATCAGGTGGCCGACGACGGCGTAGACCAGCGCAGCGAGGCCGTAGTTCATGATGACGCCGATCAGCGCGTCGTCCGGGGTGAACACATCTCCCAGGCCCAGCACCAGCGCCTTGGCGAGCACGTAGATGGCGTGGACGAAACCGTTGTGGTGGTTGGCGTCCAGAACGACGAACAGCACGTGCAGGGCGAACACGAGTGTCACCAGCCCGACAATGACGCGAATCAGATTCGCAATCGTGTCGGCGGTGCGTTCGTCGCGGCGGCCGCGGGCGCGGTATTCGTCGGGCTCCGGGTAGTGCTGCTGCGCGTATCGTGGGCGGCCGTCGTATTCACCGTGCGGCTGGTAACTCATGGCCGCGAAGTCTCGCAACCAACATCGAAAAAAACAACCCTTCTGGCGCAGCGTGGCGTGAGTTGATGACCGTACAAGTGCCGTCCGCAGGGATGACGCCGGACAGCGCCGCACGCACCGGGGCGGGTTTCTGTGTCCTCCCGCACAGCTCAACCGCCGGCGGGTGGTGCGGCGGGAAGTTGCACGGTGGCGAGGAGCCCGCCACCGGAGCGGGGGGCCAGGGTGAGGGTGCCGTCGTGCGCCCGGGTGATGCTCTTGACGATGGCCAGGCCGAGGCCGACACCCGCGTCGTCGGTGCGGACGCGCTGGGTCCCGCGCTGAAACGGCTCCACGAGCGTGGACACCACGTCCGCGGTGAGCTCCTCGCCGGTGTTCGCGACGGTGAGCGCCACGGCCCCGGGCAGAACGCTCGCGGTGACCCACACGGTGCCGCGTTCGGGCAGGTTGTGGACGATCGCGTTGTGCACCAGGTTCGTGGTCATCTGCAGCAGCAGCGCGTACGAGCCGAGGACCGGGGTCAGGTCACCGAAGGTCTGGATCGTGAGGCCGCGTTCCCCGGCGAGGGGGAGGAGCGTTTCGGTGGCCTCTTCGGCGATGAGGGACAGGTCGACGCGCTCCCGGGTGAAGGACCGCCGGCCGGCGCGGCTGAGCAGGAGCAGGGCTTCGGTGAGGTCGATCGCCCGGGTGTTGACGGCGCGGAGGCGGTCGATGAGTTCAGCGGTGTCGCGTCCGGGGTCGTGGCGGGCCACGTCGAGGAGCGTCTGCGTGATCGCCAGCGGGGTGCGCAGTTCGTGGGAGGCGTTGGCGGCGAACCTCTGCTGTTCGGCCACGTCGGCTTCCAGTCGCGCGAGCATCGCGTCGAAGGCGTCGGCGAGTTCGCGGAACTCGTCCGTGCGGCCCGGCAACCGGATCCGGTGGGACAGCGATCCGCCCGCGGCCCGGCGTGTGGCGTCGGTGATGCGGGACAGGGGAACGAGCATCCGTCCGGCGAGGATCCACCCGCCGAGGAAACCGAACACCAGCAGGAACCCCAGCGCGATACCCACGGCCGGGGCGAAGCTGCGCAGGAGGAACTCCTGGCCGGGAAAGTGTCCGCCGGGCGCCCTGATCCCGTTGCCGCCGGGGACGTAACGCAGCAGGACCATCCACACCACCGCGAACGTCAGGATCCCGGCCAGGATGAGGAATCCCGCGTAGCTGAGGGTGAGTTTGAGGCGAACACTCGGACCGGGTGCCCTATCCACGGTCCCCTCCCTCGGCTGGGGTGGCCGGCCGGGCGATGCGGTACCCGACGCCGGCCACGGTGGTGATGATCCACGGCTCGCCGAGGCGTTTGCGCAGTGCCGAGACCGTGATGCGCACCGCGTTGGTGAAGGGGTCGGCGTTCACGTCCCACGCCCGCTCCAGGAGCTCTTCGGCGCTGACGACACCGCCCTCGGCCGCGACGAGGACTTCGAGCACGGCGAATTGTTTCCGGGTGAGCGCCACGTAGCGTCCGTCGCGGTGGACCTCGCGGCGGAACGGGTCCACCCGCAGCCCCGCGATCTCCCGCACAGGCGGCCGGTTGTGGGCGCGCCTGCGGTCGAGCGCCCGGAGGCGGAGGACGAGTTCCCGGAGTTCGAAGGGTTTCGTGAGGTAGTCGTCGGCGCCCAGGGCGAACCCGGAGACCTTGTCGTCGAGCCGGTCGGCGGCGGTGAGCATGAGGATGGGCGTCCCGCTGCCGGAGGCGACGATGTGCTCGGCGATCTCGTCGCCGGACGGGCCGGGGATGTCGCGGTCGAGGACGGCGATGTCGTAGGCGTTGACGCCCAGCAGTTCCAAAGCGGTGTGACCGTCCCCGGCGATGTCGGCGGCGATCGCCTCCAGGCGCAGGCCATCGCGGATGGCGTCCGCCAGATACGGTTCGTCCTCGACGATCAGCACGCGCATATTCCCCCGATGGTAGGGATCAGGGCATATCGCCGGCGTATCGAAAACCGGATACGCGCCGGCAACACGGCGTTGCCTTGACTCGACGGCATGAGTCACAGCGCACGAGCAACGTCCCGCCGTGTCCGTTCGGCCGTCCTCGCTGCCCTCGCGGTCCTCGGCGCGGCGCTCATCGGTGTCCGCGTCCACCAGGCGCGGGTGCCCTCGTCCGTCGAGCGGACTGGACCGGGCGCGGCGGACGGCGTCGTCCCCGAGGGGGTGACGGTCTTCGACGACGAGTTTCCCGCCGTGGCCAACCTCGACCCCGGTCTGCTCGGCGCCCTGCGCCGCGCGGCGACCGACGCGGGCGTGGAGTTCGTCGTCAACAGCGGCTGGCGGTCCCCGGAGTACCAGGAACAACTCCGCCGCGAGGCGGTCTCGAAATACGGCTCGGAACGGGAAGCCGCCCGGTGGGTGGCCACCGCGGACACCTCCGCTCACGTGACGGGCGAGGCGGTCGACCTCGGGCCCGCGCAGGCGACGGCGTGGCTGGCCGAGCACGGCGCCGGATACGGGCTGTGCCAGGTCTACCGCAACGAACCCTGGCACTACGAACTCCGCCCCGACGCCGTCGACCACGGCTGCCCGCCCCCATATGCCGACGCCGCGCACGACCCCCGGATGCGCCGGTGAGCACCGGTGTGCCGGCGAGGTTCCGCCCACCCGGCCGGTCCCGCAGGCGATCCCGCTCAGAAGGCCGGCACGATGCCGAACGCGCGGATCTTCCGGTAGATCGTCGCGCGGGACATACCCAGGTCGGCGGCCGCCAGCTCCTTGTTGCCCTGGTGCGCGGCGAGGCTGCGGACGATCGCGTCGCGTTCCATGCTCTCCAGACGGCTGAGCCGGCGGCGGGTGACGGTGCGGCATTCGGCCGGCAGGTCGTCCACCTCGATCGTGCCCGTGCGGCGCCGCCGGGAGACCTGCGCCAGGACCTCGTCGAGCTGCCGGACGTTGCCCGTCCAGGGCACCCGCATCAGCTGGCGCATGCAGGCGTCGGACGCTTCGAGGTCGCGGTTGCCGGCGTGGCGCGCCAGCAGGGCGGGCACGAGGCGGTGCAGGTCCTCGATCCGGTGGCGCAGCGGCGGCACCTCGACCGTGTGCGCGAAGAACGGCATCAACCAGCCGTGCAGCTCCGAGCCGCGCGGGTCCTCACCGATCGTGACGGCCACCCAGGCCGGCGCCTGTTCCGGCGGCGCGGCCTGCCAGGCGGTGAACAACTCGGTCAGGCGCTGCATCCCTTCCTCGGTGAGCGCGTCGACGTGGCGCAGGATCACCGCCGGTGGATTGCCGCCGCTCACCTCGTCGGCCAGGCCCTGCGCCCACGCCTCGTAGTTGCCCACCGGCGCGCAGTCCAGCACCAGCTGGCGGCCGGGAGCGTGCCGGCGCGCGACGGCCTGGGCCAGCGCCGCCTTGCCGGTGCCGCGCTCGCCGGTCAGGACCAGCCAGTTGCGGCCGACGATGCTCGCCTCGGCGGCGGCGCACGCCTGCCGCCACCCCGGGCTGGTGCCGACGAGCCCGGGAAGGTGCAGGTCGGCGTGACCGGCGGTGCGCCGGGGCGCGGCCTGGTTCTTCACCCGGAACAGCCCGCCCACCAGGCTCGAGCCGTGGTGCACCGGGCGGTACTCCAGCCGGGCGACGACGCCGGACGGGAGATCGGCCAGGACCGTGGCGGGTGTGGTGGTGCCGGCGACGTCGGCCGTGTGGGTGATCAGCGCCGCCCGGTCGGCCGCGTCGTACAGCTCCTGGGCGTGGTTGTTGACCATGACCACGTCCTCGTTCACGGCCAGGATGGCGCCCGAGCCGCGCCGGCACGCGGCGAGGTACTCGCGGAACAGGGCCAGCTCGCGCGCACCGGCCCCGGCGAGCATGGCCTCCTCGATCCGCTTGGCTGTGGTGCGGGCGAGCGTGAGCAGCAGCGGGCCCGGCGCGCCCGTCCAGCTGGTGAGATCGAGTACGCCGACCAGGTGACCGCGGATCGGGTGGTGGATGGGCGCGCCCGCGCATTCGAACTCCGCGAGACCGCTGTTGAAGTGTTCGAACCCGGAGACGAGCACGGGTTGCTGGCATTCCAGCGTGGTGCCGATCCCGTTCGTCCCGATCGAGGACTCGGCGTAGCTGAAGCCGGGCGCGAGCGAGATGCGGTCCAGACCGGAGTGCAGCGCGCGGTCCGGGCTGGACCGGCTCACCACGAGCCCGTCGGCGTCGGTGAGCAGGATGGCGACCGGGTGATCGG
Coding sequences within it:
- a CDS encoding sigma-54-dependent Fis family transcriptional regulator, yielding MTRPGRRSESQVSALREEFLSRRVPDVPGVREIISASWRRALEHRISADEPDPVFVTDRDEDSLLARTAKPILDNLTTELSDHPVAILLTDADGLVVSRSSPDRALHSGLDRISLAPGFSYAESSIGTNGIGTTLECQQPVLVSGFEHFNSGLAEFECAGAPIHHPIRGHLVGVLDLTSWTGAPGPLLLTLARTTAKRIEEAMLAGAGARELALFREYLAACRRGSGAILAVNEDVVMVNNHAQELYDAADRAALITHTADVAGTTTPATVLADLPSGVVARLEYRPVHHGSSLVGGLFRVKNQAAPRRTAGHADLHLPGLVGTSPGWRQACAAAEASIVGRNWLVLTGERGTGKAALAQAVARRHAPGRQLVLDCAPVGNYEAWAQGLADEVSGGNPPAVILRHVDALTEEGMQRLTELFTAWQAAPPEQAPAWVAVTIGEDPRGSELHGWLMPFFAHTVEVPPLRHRIEDLHRLVPALLARHAGNRDLEASDACMRQLMRVPWTGNVRQLDEVLAQVSRRRRTGTIEVDDLPAECRTVTRRRLSRLESMERDAIVRSLAAHQGNKELAAADLGMSRATIYRKIRAFGIVPAF
- a CDS encoding response regulator transcription factor; protein product: MRVLIVEDEPYLADAIRDGLRLEAIAADIAGDGHTALELLGVNAYDIAVLDRDIPGPSGDEIAEHIVASGSGTPILMLTAADRLDDKVSGFALGADDYLTKPFELRELVLRLRALDRRRAHNRPPVREIAGLRVDPFRREVHRDGRYVALTRKQFAVLEVLVAAEGGVVSAEELLERAWDVNADPFTNAVRITVSALRKRLGEPWIITTVAGVGYRIARPATPAEGGDRG
- a CDS encoding M15 family metallopeptidase yields the protein MSHSARATSRRVRSAVLAALAVLGAALIGVRVHQARVPSSVERTGPGAADGVVPEGVTVFDDEFPAVANLDPGLLGALRRAATDAGVEFVVNSGWRSPEYQEQLRREAVSKYGSEREAARWVATADTSAHVTGEAVDLGPAQATAWLAEHGAGYGLCQVYRNEPWHYELRPDAVDHGCPPPYADAAHDPRMRR
- a CDS encoding sensor histidine kinase; translation: MDRAPGPSVRLKLTLSYAGFLILAGILTFAVVWMVLLRYVPGGNGIRAPGGHFPGQEFLLRSFAPAVGIALGFLLVFGFLGGWILAGRMLVPLSRITDATRRAAGGSLSHRIRLPGRTDEFRELADAFDAMLARLEADVAEQQRFAANASHELRTPLAITQTLLDVARHDPGRDTAELIDRLRAVNTRAIDLTEALLLLSRAGRRSFTRERVDLSLIAEEATETLLPLAGERGLTIQTFGDLTPVLGSYALLLQMTTNLVHNAIVHNLPERGTVWVTASVLPGAVALTVANTGEELTADVVSTLVEPFQRGTQRVRTDDAGVGLGLAIVKSITRAHDGTLTLAPRSGGGLLATVQLPAAPPAGG